A window of Cryptomeria japonica chromosome 3, Sugi_1.0, whole genome shotgun sequence contains these coding sequences:
- the LOC131044245 gene encoding beta-glucosidase 13-like yields MVEQELVSGSRFFVLVSVLCCTWRLSMGGDSLSPTQFGRKSFPSDFVFGLGSAPYQYEGAAKEDGRGISIWDTFSHTPGKIVDGSNGDVANDQYHRYKEDIKLLVDLGVKSYRFSIAYAQVQGRGIINTKGIVHYNNLIDELLKNGIEPLVTIFHWDLSQVLQDEYGGFLSEKIVKDFVAYADTCFEAFGDRVKKWVTINEPLSIVLQGYNTGNYVPGRCSKSIGNCTEGDSATEPYIVAHNFLLSHAAAVKLYRDKYHKKQKGSIGISLITPWFIPYTNSLSDQKATRRILDFYFGWFMDPITSGDYPTTMRSYVGTRLPHFTLQQSKLLKGSFDFVGINYYTAYYALNNNATPNAMPTDFTADYRVNFTPVKNGVLIGAQAGSSWLYMYPRGMRALLNFIKVRYGNPPIYITENGADEKNNASKPLKESLNDTWRIESTSKHLLNLFLALRDGYNVLGYYGWTFPDDFEWDSGYSLRFGFYFVDRLHNFTRYPKASAHWLKDFLHH; encoded by the exons ATGGTAGAACAAGAGTTGGTGAGTGGTAGCAGATTCTTTGTTCTAGTTTCCGTCCTTTGCTGCACATGGCGTCTTTCAATGGGAGGAGATAGTCTTAGCCCAACCCAATTTGGCAGGAAATCCTTTCCTTCAGACTTCGTTTTTGGACTTGGATCTGCTCCTTATCAG TATGAAGGAGCAGCTAAAGAGGATGGAAGGGGGATAAGTATTTGGGATACATTTTCACATACTCCAG GTAAAATTGTTGATGGTAGTAATGGTGACGTTGCTAACGATCAATACCACCGTTATAAG GAGGACATAAAACTTTTGGTTGATTTGGGAGTTAAGTCGTATAGGTTTTCCATCGCCTATGCCCAAGTAC AGGGAAGGGGGATTATAAATACAAAGGGAATAGTTCATTACAACAATCTAATCGATGAGCTTCTGAAAAATG GTATAGAGCCATTGGTTACAATATTCCATTGGGATCTTTCACAGGTTCTTCAGGATGAATACGGGGGTTTCCTGAGTGAAAAGATTGT AAAAGATTTTGTAGCGTATGCTGACACATGCTTTGAAGCCTTTGGCGATCGAGTGAAGAAATGGGTAACGATAAACGAACCGCTATCCATTGTTTTGCAAGGATATAACACTGGAAACTATGTGCCTGGCCGCTGCTCCAAGTCAATTGGAAACTGCACAGAAGGAGATTCAGCTACGGAACCCTACATAGTGGCTCATAATTTTCTTCTTTCACATGCCGCAGCTGTCAAGCTATACAGGGACAAATATCAT AAAAAGCAGAAGGGCTCGATAGGCATCTCACTGATTACTCCCTGGTTTATTCCATATACCAACTCTTTGAGCGACCAGAAAGCTACTCGACGGATTCTTGATTTCTACTTTGGCTG GTTCATGGACCCTATTACAAGTGGTGATTATCcaactacaatgagatcttatgtGGGCACTCGACTGCCTCATTTCACCTTGCAACAGTCAAAACTGTTAAAGGGTTCATTTGATTTTGTGGGCATTAACTATTATACAGCCTATTATGCTCTTAACAACAACGCTACACCCAATGCCATGCCTACCGATTTCACTGCTGATTATCGAGTCAATTTCACCC CTGTTAAGAACGGTGTTCTCATTGGCGCCCAG GCGGGATCAAGTTGGCTTTACATGTATCCACGTGGGATGAGAGCACTACTAAACTTCATCAAAGTAAGATACGGCAACCCACCTATTTACATCACAGAAAACG GTGCAGATGAAAAAAATAATGCAAGCAAGCCTTTGAAGGAGTCTTTGAATGATACCTGGCGTATTGAGTCTACTTCCAAGCATCTCTTAAACCTTTTCCTAGCACTAAG GGATGGATATAATGTGTTGGGATATTATGGATGGACTTTTCCGGATGATTTTGAATGGGACAGCGGATATTCATTGAGATTTGGTTTCTATTTTGTGGACCGTCTTCATAATTTCACAAGATATCCAAAGGCGTCGGCTCACTGGTTAAAGGATTTTCTCCATCACTAG